From the Burkholderia sp. GAS332 genome, one window contains:
- a CDS encoding Cysteine-rich secretory protein family protein, with translation MKNRKIAFTAVSLAATMMLVACGGGGGGSSNTGAAAPASGASTPASTAPTTNSGNLQTSVPTAAYTGGTAQASIFSQLNAYRSAMGVGLLKQDSILDTSASAHALYLVDNFANGNITSVTHNEVSTFADYYEATPLSRAQKAGAPATEWIAENAAVGLNQATGDANASNCLGQYLNTVYHLQGATVIQETIGIGFQTNLAQGTYGCVLDFGETTNVVGTPTANGLYVGGGQQMATTTIAHSPISNETNVARAMVAESPNPAPDLTSPGRPLMVRMTAASAGDVLTVSSFTLTAADGTVVPARIIVPSAAMTGSTGATADVNNGLYPGVVFLLPQAPLAANTTYTAAFSGQRNGKPVSATPITWTFTTGS, from the coding sequence ATGAAGAACCGAAAGATCGCCTTTACCGCTGTGTCGCTCGCCGCAACGATGATGCTCGTTGCGTGCGGTGGTGGAGGCGGTGGTAGCAGCAACACGGGCGCAGCAGCGCCGGCGAGTGGTGCCAGCACGCCGGCGAGTACCGCCCCCACTACCAATTCGGGGAATCTCCAAACGTCAGTGCCGACGGCCGCGTACACGGGCGGAACGGCCCAAGCATCAATTTTTTCGCAACTTAACGCTTATCGTTCGGCAATGGGCGTCGGCCTGTTGAAACAGGATTCGATACTCGACACGTCTGCGTCTGCGCATGCGCTGTATCTCGTAGACAATTTCGCGAACGGCAATATCACCAGCGTCACGCACAACGAGGTCTCGACGTTCGCGGACTATTACGAAGCGACCCCGCTAAGCCGTGCCCAAAAAGCTGGCGCTCCCGCGACAGAATGGATTGCCGAGAACGCAGCTGTCGGGCTGAACCAAGCGACAGGTGATGCCAACGCATCAAACTGCTTAGGTCAGTACCTCAATACGGTCTATCACTTGCAAGGCGCGACAGTCATACAGGAAACGATCGGCATTGGCTTCCAGACCAACTTAGCGCAAGGCACTTACGGTTGCGTGCTGGATTTCGGCGAAACGACGAACGTTGTAGGGACTCCCACGGCCAATGGCTTGTACGTCGGCGGCGGTCAGCAGATGGCGACGACTACAATCGCACATTCGCCTATCTCCAACGAAACGAACGTTGCGCGTGCGATGGTTGCCGAAAGCCCGAATCCGGCACCTGATCTGACGTCGCCTGGGCGTCCTTTGATGGTCCGCATGACTGCGGCGAGCGCGGGCGATGTGCTGACAGTCAGTAGCTTCACACTGACGGCTGCGGACGGCACCGTCGTGCCTGCGCGAATCATCGTGCCATCTGCGGCCATGACAGGCTCGACGGGTGCGACGGCGGACGTGAACAACGGACTGTATCCGGGCGTGGTGTTCCTGCTGCCGCAGGCGCCGCTGGCTGCGAACACCACCTACACGGCGGCGTTCAGCGGACAGCGCAACGGAAAACCAGTCAGTGCAACGCCTATCACGTGGACCTTCACGACCGGTTCATAA
- a CDS encoding PilS N terminal has product MQIQNNNVRKFSLLQLGRRRRQSGELSMIEGAAVMAAAALLALLAYAGGKFVMDRVHASQFKSEAQLFHTGILDATANDTDFSNETLKTLSQNHAFDSAGSRVAAAGAGVTGMFGGAVTAAAGTVINTNDAMIVTYPVPATVCALSVSAIANAYTQVTVNGTTVSGPTTTFSSSTGATACTSAGATASIAMYTTRS; this is encoded by the coding sequence ATGCAAATTCAGAACAACAACGTCAGGAAGTTTTCGCTGCTTCAATTGGGTCGCCGTCGCAGGCAATCCGGTGAGCTCTCGATGATTGAAGGAGCGGCAGTGATGGCCGCGGCCGCACTGCTAGCGCTGCTTGCATACGCTGGCGGCAAGTTCGTGATGGATCGCGTTCACGCGTCGCAGTTCAAAAGCGAGGCTCAGTTGTTCCACACGGGAATTCTCGATGCGACAGCCAACGACACGGATTTTTCTAATGAAACGCTGAAAACGCTTTCGCAGAACCATGCGTTTGATTCTGCCGGTTCGCGCGTCGCTGCGGCGGGTGCCGGCGTCACCGGGATGTTCGGCGGGGCTGTCACGGCGGCCGCTGGAACGGTGATCAACACGAACGACGCGATGATCGTGACGTATCCGGTGCCGGCGACGGTATGCGCACTGAGCGTTTCCGCAATCGCGAACGCATACACGCAGGTGACGGTCAATGGCACGACGGTCTCCGGACCGACGACAACGTTCAGCAGCAGCACCGGCGCGACGGCGTGCACGTCCGCCGGAGCGACGGCGAGCATCGCGATGTACACGACGCGCAGCTAG
- a CDS encoding Type II secretory pathway ATPase GspE/PulE or T4P pilus assembly pathway ATPase PilB, which produces MSMFSSVESDEPASRGLLGRFRGWRAGFTESAPSTILPISEPCFETGSEASNPQLMTLGMRLRNGDVTDVEPTERVRTRESSRVIPESLSGAREFWSGAEASAHAETARSEAEPLAVKVVPAERANDEPAAAAPSKEKEPPAAPPQRPEQPAARDDNKALIESDVLYTPVGLPQLISVEGLGPFKRILCEPGPDATLHITSAARRDFVAVDMQAGVAIVVTTREFHEGALYATYVKDLERAHIAIREEMVATVDVIAAIYASAKAREAGSAVPEASRAIGTFRDVIEAAHEFNASDAHWEFRDFHDDVEVRFRVDGDLYTYRRMPKALVKRALSAAYQDLVQRNTNSGETFQPSAPQSAMIPMVSRMDLLNLRWQSAPLVGGFDVALRLLDGNFRNVRVRMPSEMGLETSQLEIVDSLGNVSGGVTILTGETGSAKSTLLRAMSYMMSSRDLRKQYAVSEPAEYPNPWLSEISIQRRPDESDEDASRKSAEVIRTLMRMDPDDLTVNEIRDHAIAALVAELALTGHPVRTTLHADSLIGAFMRLAGGRLQLPMDEVSSEKFVNAVGNQKLIPLLCPKCKVPAREVMPVAQLEILRAKFGLDTSQMACRNEDGCERCRLKGLFTRAGKVAGGTKGQTLAMELYRPTPEFLDRVAVRDWRGAETVWRKERVAAFGDPDMSGKTIYEHALFKASTGIIDPRFIDQTMRAFAQYRVMPDRDGRMPS; this is translated from the coding sequence ATTCACTGAATCCGCTCCGTCGACGATCCTGCCTATATCGGAGCCGTGCTTTGAGACTGGGAGCGAGGCCTCGAATCCACAACTGATGACGCTTGGTATGCGTCTGCGTAATGGAGACGTGACTGACGTTGAACCGACCGAGCGGGTAAGAACACGCGAGTCGTCGCGCGTCATTCCGGAATCGTTGTCGGGCGCCCGTGAGTTCTGGTCCGGCGCTGAAGCCAGCGCGCATGCGGAAACCGCCCGTAGCGAGGCGGAACCGTTGGCCGTGAAAGTCGTCCCAGCTGAGCGTGCAAACGATGAGCCCGCAGCGGCCGCTCCGTCTAAGGAGAAAGAGCCGCCGGCTGCCCCGCCGCAGCGCCCGGAGCAGCCCGCTGCTCGCGACGACAACAAGGCACTAATTGAGTCTGACGTGCTGTACACGCCAGTTGGGCTGCCGCAACTGATTTCGGTCGAAGGTCTCGGTCCATTCAAGCGGATTCTGTGCGAGCCCGGCCCGGACGCCACGCTGCACATCACCTCCGCAGCGCGGCGCGACTTCGTGGCCGTCGACATGCAGGCGGGCGTCGCGATTGTGGTGACCACTCGAGAGTTTCATGAAGGCGCGTTGTATGCGACGTACGTCAAGGACCTCGAGCGGGCGCATATCGCTATCCGCGAGGAAATGGTAGCGACGGTGGACGTGATCGCGGCGATCTACGCATCGGCGAAGGCTCGTGAGGCCGGAAGCGCAGTGCCAGAAGCATCCCGCGCCATCGGCACGTTTCGCGACGTGATCGAGGCCGCACACGAGTTCAACGCAAGTGACGCGCACTGGGAATTCCGTGATTTCCATGACGATGTGGAGGTGCGCTTCCGTGTAGACGGTGATCTTTACACTTACCGCCGGATGCCCAAGGCGCTAGTGAAGCGCGCGTTGTCGGCTGCCTATCAGGATCTTGTCCAGCGCAACACAAACTCGGGGGAGACGTTCCAGCCGAGTGCCCCGCAGTCCGCGATGATCCCCATGGTTTCCCGGATGGACCTGCTGAATCTCCGCTGGCAGAGCGCGCCGTTGGTCGGCGGCTTCGACGTCGCACTGCGACTGCTTGATGGGAACTTCCGAAATGTACGGGTGCGTATGCCATCGGAAATGGGCCTCGAGACGAGCCAACTGGAGATCGTCGATTCGCTGGGTAACGTCAGTGGGGGCGTGACGATCCTGACGGGGGAAACAGGTTCGGCGAAGTCGACGCTGCTCCGCGCGATGTCTTACATGATGTCGTCACGGGATCTGCGCAAGCAGTACGCGGTAAGCGAGCCCGCGGAGTATCCAAACCCCTGGCTTTCTGAAATCTCAATACAGCGGCGTCCCGACGAATCAGACGAGGATGCCAGCCGCAAGAGTGCTGAGGTAATCCGCACGCTCATGCGGATGGACCCGGACGATCTGACGGTCAACGAGATCCGGGACCATGCGATCGCTGCGCTCGTCGCCGAGCTTGCGCTTACGGGGCACCCGGTGCGCACGACGCTACATGCCGATAGTTTGATCGGTGCATTCATGCGCCTCGCCGGTGGGCGGCTCCAACTGCCGATGGATGAGGTGTCGTCCGAAAAGTTCGTGAACGCCGTAGGCAACCAGAAGCTAATTCCGCTGCTGTGCCCCAAGTGTAAGGTGCCTGCACGCGAGGTGATGCCGGTGGCACAGCTTGAGATTCTTAGGGCGAAATTTGGCCTCGACACGTCGCAGATGGCCTGTCGCAACGAAGACGGCTGCGAGCGTTGCCGCCTCAAGGGGTTGTTCACACGAGCAGGGAAGGTCGCAGGCGGGACGAAAGGACAAACGCTCGCCATGGAACTGTACCGCCCGACGCCAGAATTTCTGGACCGGGTGGCTGTCCGCGACTGGCGAGGTGCCGAGACCGTGTGGCGGAAGGAACGAGTTGCCGCATTCGGCGATCCGGACATGAGCGGCAAGACGATCTATGAGCACGCGCTATTCAAGGCGTCGACCGGCATCATCGATCCGAGGTTCATCGACCAGACGATGCGTGCGTTCGCGCAGTACCGGGTTATGCCCGACCGCGACGGGAGGATGCCATCGTGA